A genome region from Triticum aestivum cultivar Chinese Spring chromosome 2B, IWGSC CS RefSeq v2.1, whole genome shotgun sequence includes the following:
- the LOC123043120 gene encoding uncharacterized protein isoform X2 yields MKRYFSSVAATEVPTPGVLAGNQGAERTEASPENETAAEMGPPPSISTRESNVFVIPDSARGQLREGDIEPDPGRRKPIESLDPDIRDVARRMYVNMGPCQPSGHKFKKETRGNSLKKRSFQAKWFGKHSDWLEYSVAKEAAFCFYCFLFKQPRAENYGVEAFTTVGFKNWKDGLSIIDTHVGKHDSAHNKARQQYVAFKNQSQSLVNVMDRGTIKTQEEYKARLIIILGVIRFLLLQALAFRGHDESSSSKNRGNFLEMMSWYREKDPNAKTLLDSAGGNHLMTSHGIQLQSCQACAEETTKAIIDDIGDRNFSLLVDESRDASIKEQMAMVLRYVDKHGYAIERFIGIKHVGDTRAASLKAALDDQNIVLAVSLIGITLRQLQNIRENGWDQLLKDTTDFCVKHNIILPNMDDTIPARGRSRGRGGQMVTFYQRFRYEIFNVLLDQIITELNNRFAERSTQLLRCIACLDPRNSFANFDEDKLVQLAEMYADDFSIYEISFVLRNQLENFIADVRADSSFVSCNDLGSLAVKMVRTDRHMVFPLVYHLIELTLILPVATASVERAFSAMSIIKTELRNKMGDDWLNFSMVCNIEREIFAKVDDDAIIYRFQSYRCRKGTLPRRSSVGSSSTVDQVMEDADEASH; encoded by the exons ATGAAGAGATATTTTTCATCCGTGGCCGCAACAGAAGTGCCTACACCCGGAGTTTTAGCAGGGAATCAAGGGGCCGAGAGGACTGAAGCAAGTCCAGAAAATGAAACAGCTGCAGAAATGGGACCACCACCTTCAATCTCAACTCGAGAAAGCAACGTTTTTGTTATTCCTGATTCTGCTCGTGGTCAACTAAGGGAAGGTGATATTGAACCTGATCCTGGTCGTAGGAAACCTATTGAAAGCTTAGATCCGGATATTAGAGATGTTGCTAGAAGGATGTATGTAAATATGGGTCCATGCCAACCAAGTGGTCATAAATTTAAAAAAGAAACTAGAGGAAATTCTTTGAAAAAGAGATCCTTTCAAGCTAAATGGTTCGGGAAGCATTCTGATTGGTTGGAATATAGTGTTGCTAAGGAGGCAGCcttttgtttctattgctttctttttAAGCAACCTAGAGCAGAAAACTATGGTGTTGAGGCATTCACAACAGTAGGGTTTAAAAATTGGAAGGATGGACTTAGTATTATTGATACACATGTTGGTAAACATGATAGTGCTCACAATAAAGCTAGACAACAATATGTGGCTTTCAAAAATCAAAGTCAATCTCTTGTAAATGTGATGGATCGTGGCACCATAAAGACCCAAGAAGAATATAAAGCTCGTCTTATCATTATTTTGGGTGTTATAAGATTTCTTCTATTACAAGCTCTTGCTTTTCGTGGTCATGATGAGAGCTCCAGTTCAAAGAATAGGGGAAATTTTTTGGAGATGATGAGTTGGTACAGGGAGAAGGATCCGAATGCTAAGACTTTGCTTGATAGTGCGGGCGGGAACCATTTGATGACTTCACATGGGATACAATTGCAGTCGTGTCAAGCTTGTGCTGAAGAGACCACCAAAGCAATTATTGATGATATTGGAGATAGAAATTTTTCTTTACTTGTTGATGAGTCTAGAGATGCATCAATAAAGGAGCAAATGGCTATGGTTTTAAG GTATGTTGATAAACATGGGTATGCGATTGAGAGGTTCATTGGGATTAAGCATGTTGGTGACACAAGAGCGGCTTCTCTAAAAGCAGCTTTGGATG ATCAAAACATTGTTCTAGCAGTGAGTTTGATTGGGATCACATTGCGGCAACTTCAAAATATAAGAGAAAATGGTTGGGATCAACTCTTGAAGGACACAACTGACTTTTGTGTTAAGCATAACATTATATTgcctaacatggatgatacaataccCGCTCGGGGTCGTTCAAGGGGGCGTGGTGGTCAAATGGTAACTTTCTATCAACGCTTCAGATATGAAATATTCAATGTTCTGCTTGATCAAATAATTACTGAGTTAAATAACCGCTTTGCTGAAAGATCTACTCAATTGTTGAGATGCATTGCTTGTCTTGATCCAAGGAACTCATTTGCTAATTTTGATGAAGACAAACTTGTTCAACTTGCTGAGATGTATGCTGATGACTTCTCCATATATGAGATTTCTTTTGTCCTTAGAAACCAACTTGAAAACTTCATTGCTGATGTGAGAGCTGATTCAAGTTTTGTTAGTTGTAATGATCTTGGTAGTCTTGCTGTGAAGATGGTTCGGACTGATAGACACATGGTCTTTCCTTTGGTATATCATCTTATTGAGTTGACATTGATTTTGCCTGTTGCAACCGCATCAGTGGAAAGAGCTTTCTCAGCTATGAGTATTATCAAGACTGAGTTGAGGAATAAGATGGGTGATGATTGGTTGAATTTTTCCATGGTCTGCAATATTGAGCGAGAAATATTTGCAAAGGTTGATGatgatgctattatatatcgctTTCAATCCTATAGATGTCGCAAAGGAACTTTACCTCGTCGTAGTA GTGTTGGCTCTTCTTCCACCGTTGATCAAGTTATGGAAGACGCTGATGAAGCAAGCCACTGA
- the LOC123043120 gene encoding uncharacterized protein isoform X1: MKRYFSSVAATEVPTPGVLAGNQGAERTEASPENETAAEMGPPPSISTRESNVFVIPDSARGQLREGDIEPDPGRRKPIESLDPDIRDVARRMYVNMGPCQPSGHKFKKETRGNSLKKRSFQAKWFGKHSDWLEYSVAKEAAFCFYCFLFKQPRAENYGVEAFTTVGFKNWKDGLSIIDTHVGKHDSAHNKARQQYVAFKNQSQSLVNVMDRGTIKTQEEYKARLIIILGVIRFLLLQALAFRGHDESSSSKNRGNFLEMMSWYREKDPNAKTLLDSAGGNHLMTSHGIQLQSCQACAEETTKAIIDDIGDRNFSLLVDESRDASIKEQMAMVLRYVDKHGYAIERFIGIKHVGDTRAASLKAALDAGGLISQMETFEFVFILHIMIKLLEKTNELSQCLQRKDQNIVLAVSLIGITLRQLQNIRENGWDQLLKDTTDFCVKHNIILPNMDDTIPARGRSRGRGGQMVTFYQRFRYEIFNVLLDQIITELNNRFAERSTQLLRCIACLDPRNSFANFDEDKLVQLAEMYADDFSIYEISFVLRNQLENFIADVRADSSFVSCNDLGSLAVKMVRTDRHMVFPLVYHLIELTLILPVATASVERAFSAMSIIKTELRNKMGDDWLNFSMVCNIEREIFAKVDDDAIIYRFQSYRCRKGTLPRRSSVGSSSTVDQVMEDADEASH, from the exons ATGAAGAGATATTTTTCATCCGTGGCCGCAACAGAAGTGCCTACACCCGGAGTTTTAGCAGGGAATCAAGGGGCCGAGAGGACTGAAGCAAGTCCAGAAAATGAAACAGCTGCAGAAATGGGACCACCACCTTCAATCTCAACTCGAGAAAGCAACGTTTTTGTTATTCCTGATTCTGCTCGTGGTCAACTAAGGGAAGGTGATATTGAACCTGATCCTGGTCGTAGGAAACCTATTGAAAGCTTAGATCCGGATATTAGAGATGTTGCTAGAAGGATGTATGTAAATATGGGTCCATGCCAACCAAGTGGTCATAAATTTAAAAAAGAAACTAGAGGAAATTCTTTGAAAAAGAGATCCTTTCAAGCTAAATGGTTCGGGAAGCATTCTGATTGGTTGGAATATAGTGTTGCTAAGGAGGCAGCcttttgtttctattgctttctttttAAGCAACCTAGAGCAGAAAACTATGGTGTTGAGGCATTCACAACAGTAGGGTTTAAAAATTGGAAGGATGGACTTAGTATTATTGATACACATGTTGGTAAACATGATAGTGCTCACAATAAAGCTAGACAACAATATGTGGCTTTCAAAAATCAAAGTCAATCTCTTGTAAATGTGATGGATCGTGGCACCATAAAGACCCAAGAAGAATATAAAGCTCGTCTTATCATTATTTTGGGTGTTATAAGATTTCTTCTATTACAAGCTCTTGCTTTTCGTGGTCATGATGAGAGCTCCAGTTCAAAGAATAGGGGAAATTTTTTGGAGATGATGAGTTGGTACAGGGAGAAGGATCCGAATGCTAAGACTTTGCTTGATAGTGCGGGCGGGAACCATTTGATGACTTCACATGGGATACAATTGCAGTCGTGTCAAGCTTGTGCTGAAGAGACCACCAAAGCAATTATTGATGATATTGGAGATAGAAATTTTTCTTTACTTGTTGATGAGTCTAGAGATGCATCAATAAAGGAGCAAATGGCTATGGTTTTAAG GTATGTTGATAAACATGGGTATGCGATTGAGAGGTTCATTGGGATTAAGCATGTTGGTGACACAAGAGCGGCTTCTCTAAAAGCAGCTTTGGATG CAGGTGGCTTGATATCTCAGATGGAAACTTTTGAATTTGTTTTCATATTGCATATTATGATCAAACTATTGGAAAAGACTAATGAGTTATCACAATGTTTGCAAAGGAAAGATCAAAACATTGTTCTAGCAGTGAGTTTGATTGGGATCACATTGCGGCAACTTCAAAATATAAGAGAAAATGGTTGGGATCAACTCTTGAAGGACACAACTGACTTTTGTGTTAAGCATAACATTATATTgcctaacatggatgatacaataccCGCTCGGGGTCGTTCAAGGGGGCGTGGTGGTCAAATGGTAACTTTCTATCAACGCTTCAGATATGAAATATTCAATGTTCTGCTTGATCAAATAATTACTGAGTTAAATAACCGCTTTGCTGAAAGATCTACTCAATTGTTGAGATGCATTGCTTGTCTTGATCCAAGGAACTCATTTGCTAATTTTGATGAAGACAAACTTGTTCAACTTGCTGAGATGTATGCTGATGACTTCTCCATATATGAGATTTCTTTTGTCCTTAGAAACCAACTTGAAAACTTCATTGCTGATGTGAGAGCTGATTCAAGTTTTGTTAGTTGTAATGATCTTGGTAGTCTTGCTGTGAAGATGGTTCGGACTGATAGACACATGGTCTTTCCTTTGGTATATCATCTTATTGAGTTGACATTGATTTTGCCTGTTGCAACCGCATCAGTGGAAAGAGCTTTCTCAGCTATGAGTATTATCAAGACTGAGTTGAGGAATAAGATGGGTGATGATTGGTTGAATTTTTCCATGGTCTGCAATATTGAGCGAGAAATATTTGCAAAGGTTGATGatgatgctattatatatcgctTTCAATCCTATAGATGTCGCAAAGGAACTTTACCTCGTCGTAGTA GTGTTGGCTCTTCTTCCACCGTTGATCAAGTTATGGAAGACGCTGATGAAGCAAGCCACTGA